A window from Citrus sinensis cultivar Valencia sweet orange chromosome 3, DVS_A1.0, whole genome shotgun sequence encodes these proteins:
- the LOC102612163 gene encoding galactinol--sucrose galactosyltransferase-like has translation MAPSLSKNVLDAIGLLDSQIPPSISLEGSNFLANGHPIFTQVPINIIATPSPFTSANKTKHMAGCFVGFDADESSDRHVVPIGKLNGIRFMSIFRFKAWWTTHWVGNSGKDMEHETHLMILDKNDLGRPYVLLLPILEGPFRASLQPGTDNYVDMCVESGSSQIRGSSFRSCLYMRVGDDPYSLVKEAMKVVRVHLGTFKLLEEKTVPGIVDKFGWCTWDAFYLQVHPKGVYEGVKGLVEGGCPPGLVLIDDGWQSICHDDEPIIDQEGMNRTSAGEQMPCRLIDFEENYKFRDYKSPRVPSNKGMGAFVRDLKDEFKSVEHVYVWHALCGYWGGIRPNVAGMPESRLIAPKLSQGLHTTMEDLAVEKIVDNGVGLVPPELVQNLYEGLHFHLESVGIDGVKVDVIHLLEMVAEDFGGRVELAKAYYKALTASVRKHFKGNGVIASMEHCNDFMYLGTETISLGRVGDDFWCSDPKGVTNGTFWLQGCHMVHCAYNSLWMGNVIQPDWDMFQSTHPCAEFHAASRAISGGPIYISDSVGNHNFDLLKALVMPDGSILRCQFYALPTRDCLFENPLHDGKTVLKIWNLNKHTGVLGLFNCQGGGWCSVTRKNVGFSMFSNTLTCLASPNDIEWNNGKDPISVKGVDVFAVYKFQENKLKLLKFSDDLEVTVEPFNFELLTVSPVTVLPKGSIQFAPIGLVNMLNTGGAVQSLAFDDDENLVRIEVKGCGEMKVFASEKPLMCKVDGASAEFSYEDQMATVQVPWPNNSSKLTVVEFLFE, from the exons ATGGCTCCAAGCTTAAGCAAAAATGTGCTTGATGCAATTGGCCTCCTTGACAGTCAAATACCACCATCTATTTCTCTGGAAGGTTCGAACTTTCTCGCCAATGGCCATCCAATTTTCACCCAAGTACCCATAAATATCATAGCCACCCCATCACCATTTACCTCAGCAAACAAGACCAAGCACATGGCCGGCTGTTTCGTGGGGTTTGACGCTGACGAGTCAAGTGACCGGCACGTTGTACCCATCGGCAAGCTCAATGGTATCAGGTTCATGAGCATATTTAGGTTCAAAGCCTGGTGGACCACCCACTGGGTTGGCAATAGCGGAAAAGACATGGAGCACGAAACCCACTTGATGATCTTGGACAAAAATGACTTGGGCCGCCCCTACGTCCTCCTTCTTCCAATCCTGGAGGGACCCTTTAGAGCTTCTCTTCAGCCTGGAACCGACAACTACGTGGACATGTGCGTGGAAAGTGGGTCCTCACAGATTCGTGGCTCGAGCTTTAGAAGCTGTTTGTATATGCGTGTCGGTGACGATCCTTACAGTCTTGTTAAGGAGGCGATGAAGGTCGTAAGGGTTCATTTGGGGACGTTTAAGCTACTTGAAGAAAAAACAGTGCCAGGTATCGTAGACAAATTTGGTTGGTGCACTTGGGATGCATTTTATCTTCAAGTGCACCCAAAGGGTGTTTATGAAGGAGTCAAAGGCTTAGTGGAGGGCGGGTGCCCTCCAGGACTGGTCCTTATTGATGATGGGTGGCAGTCCATTTGCCATGACGATGAACCCATCATTGATCAAGAAGGAATGAATCGAACGAGCGCTGGCGAACAAATGCCATGCAGGCTCATAGATTTTGAAgagaattataaatttaggGACTATAAGAGTCCCAGGGTGCCCTCCAATAAAGGGATGGGTGCCTTTGTTAGGGACTTAAAGGATGAGTTTAAGAGCGTAGAACATGTATATGTATGGCATGCATTGTGTGGATATTGGGGTGGGATTAGACCCAATGTTGCAGGCATGCCTGAGTCTAGGCTCATTGCTCCTAAATTGTCGCAGGGTTTGCACACGACTATGGAAGATTTGGCTGTGGAAAAGATCGTCGATAATGGCGTTGGATTGGTCCCGCCGGAGCTGGTCCAAAATTTGTACGAGGGACTTCACTTTCATCTCGAATCAGTGGGGATTGATGGTGTCAAAGTTGATGTTATTCAT TTGCTTGAGATGGTGGCTGAGGATTTTGGTGGTCGAGTTGAGCTTGCGAAAGCTTATTACAAAGCACTAACTGCTTCTGTCAGGAAACATTTCAAAGGGAATGGTGTGATAGCCAGCATGGAGCACTGCAATGACTTCATGTACCTTGGAACAGAGACCATATCACTCGGGCGCGTGG GAGATGACTTTTGGTGCAGTGACCCAAAGGGCGTAACAAACGGGACATTTTGGCTACAAGGTTGTCACATGGTGCATTGCGCTTACAATAGCTTGTGGATGGGCAATGTCATTCAGCCGGATTGGGACATGTTCCAATCTACACACCCTTGTGCCGAATTCCACGCAGCATCCAGGGCTATCTCCGGAGGACCAATTTACATAAGCGACTCTGTTGGAAACCACAATTTCGACTTGCTCAAAGCCCTGGTGATGCCCGATGGCTCTATTTTACGATGCCAATTTTACGCTCTTCCAACCAGAGATTGCCTCTTTGAAAATCCCTTACACGATGGCAAAACAGTGCTCAAGATTTGGAATCTTAACAAA CATACGGGGGTGCTGGGGCTCTTCAATTGTCAAGGAGGAGGATGGTGCTCTGTAACAAGGAAAAATGTTGGCTTCTCTATGTTTTCAAACACTCTGACATGTCTGGCTAGTCCTAATGACATTGAATGGAATAATGGGAAGGACCCAATTTCAGTTAAAGGAGTGGATGTGTTTGCTGTTTACAAGTTCCAAGAAAATAAGTTGAAGCTGTTAAAGTTTTCAGATGACTTGGAGGTCACCGTGGAGCCATTCAATTTTGAGTTGCTTACAGTTTCTCCAGTAACAGTCCTGCCAAAAGGATCAATCCAATTTGCTCCAATTGGGTTGGTGAACATGCTTAACACTGGCGGTGCTGTTCAGTCTCTTgcttttgatgatgatgagaatCTGGTTAGAATTGAAGTAAAGGGTTGTGGAGAAATGAAGGTGTTTGCTTCGGAAAAACCATTGATGTGTAAGGTTGATGGAGCAAGTGCTGAGTTTAGTTATGAAGATCAGATGGCCACAGTTCAAGTTCCGTGGCCTAATAATTCTTCAAAATTGACCGTGGTCGAGTTCTTATTTGAGTGA
- the LOC102610388 gene encoding kinetochore protein SPC25 homolog isoform X3 — protein sequence MESSVEDSVRTKMESMRVICDREITINEQKMDSVTASFLQSLESIKAKARATVQNQSKLEKMKADLRKAEDELVKVLAVKTRKEAKQMATRDSISVTKARLEELKRNVEAQRARRDEYSAIISQQSLALATTAEKTKQDLERKGQIQQAISWYNRVLGFHIEGGHGVRFTFSNINMKNPNEGYSFTIRHADDTYTLLYCDPPLNDIKELIQELNRTNGLFKFVRIMREKFEEAATVGLSSQSSTLHQDSCTISVSAPSFSVSTDRSESPAKTNEYQIQRGEVNRQVNEVIHGHESPTKKNQLHIQHGEVSRQSKKANHGRNVNPALLSPGSASTPRRSTRIKAKK from the exons ATGGAGAGCAGTGTGGAGGACTCTGTACGGACAAAGATGGAGTCGATGCGTGTGATCTGCGACAGAGAGATTACGATCAATGAGCAGAAGATGGACTCTGTCACGGCGTCGTTTCTGCAGTCACTGGAGTCAATCAAGGCCAAAGCACGAGCAACCGTCCAAAATCAAT cGAAATTAGAGAAGATGAAAGCCGATTTGAGAAAAGCTGAAGATGAACTCGTCAAAGTATTAGCAG TGAAGACACGTAAGGAGGCCAAGCAAATGGCAACCAGGGACTCCATATCTGTGACAAAAGCAAGATTAGAAGAACTTAAAAGAAATGTGGAAGCTCAGAGGGCTAGAAGAGATGAGTACTCTGCAATTATATCTCAACAATCGCTAG CTTTGGCCACGACTGcagaaaagacaaaacaagACCTTGAACGTAAAGGACAAATTCAACAGGCCATTTCGTGGTACAATAGGGTTCTTGGATTCCATATTGAAGGTGGACATG GGGTAAGATTCACTTTCAGCaacataaatatgaaaaatccAAATGAAGGGTATTCTTTCACCATTCGCCATGCAGATGATACCTACACCT TGTTATATTGCGACCCACCATTGAATGACATCAAGGAGTTGATCCAAGAGTTGAACAGAACAAATGGCTTATTCAAATTTGTCAGAATTATGAGAGAGAAGTTTGAAGAAGCTGCAACAGTTG GATTGTCATCGCAGTCGTCAACTCTTCACCAAGATTCTTGCACCATCAGTGTGTCTGCTCCATCCTTTTCAGTTTCAACTGACAGAAGTGAATCTCCAGCCAAGACTAATGAATATCAAATTCAACGTGGAGAAGTCAATAGACAAGTAAATGAAGTCATCCACGGACATGAGTCGCCAACCAAGAAAAATCAGCTTCATATTCAACATGGTGAAGTTAGCAGACAATCTAAGAAGGCTAACCATGGAAGAAACGTTAATCCAGCTCTTCTATCTCCTGGATCAGCATCAACTCCACGTCGTTCTACTCGCATTAAG gctaaaaaatga
- the LOC102611079 gene encoding short-chain dehydrogenase TIC 32 B, chloroplastic: MKETLRYLAGIAGPSGYGSKSTAEQVTQGSVASHLTAIITGATSGIGAETARVLAKRGVRVVIPARDLKRAAEVKEGIQRESPNAEVLLFEIDLSSLVSVQRFCHQFLALGLPLNILINNAGVYSKNLEFSEDKIEMTFATNYLGHYLLTEMVLEKMIETAAETGVQGRIINLSSVIHSWVKRDDFCFTRLLNPKNYNGTCAYAQSKLATIMHAKEMSRQLKARNARVTINVVHPGIVKTGIIRAHKGFITDSLFFIASKLLKSISQGASTTCYAALSPQIEGVSGKYFADCNESNCSALANDESEAKKLWKQTRALIHRRLRQPSVKHL; encoded by the exons ATGAAGGAAACACTGAGATATCTAGCAGGCATTGCAGGCCCCAGCGGTTATGGCTCCAAATCGACTGCTGAACAAGTTACTCAAGGCTCAGTTGCTTCTCATCTCACTGCCATAATCACCG GGGCGACGTCGGGCATCGGGGCCGAAACGGCGAGAGTACTGGCAAAGAGAGGTGTGAGAGTTGTGATTCCGGCGAGGGACTTGAAAAGGGCAGCTGAGGTGAAGGAAGGGATTCAAAGAGAGAGTCCAAATGCTGAGGTTTTGTTATTTGAGATTGATCTGAGTTCATTGGTTTCTGTTCAGAGATTTTGTCATCAGTTTCTAGCTCTAGGGCTACCCCTTAACATCCTCAT AAATAATGCGGGCGTATATTCAAAGAATTTGGAGTTCTCAGAAGACAAAATTGAGATGACATTTGCTACAAATTACTTGG GCCATTATCTATTGACAGAAATGGTATTAGAAAAGATGATAGAAACAGCTGCCGAGACAGGTGTGCAAGGAAGAATCATTAATCTGTCTTCCGTAATTCACAGTTGGGTTAAGAGAGATGATTTCTGCTTCACTCGACTCCTCAATccaaaaaa TTATAATGGCACATGCGCATATGCTCAGTCCAAATTGGCTACCATAATGCATGCCAAGGAAATGAGCAGGCAGCTCAAG GCAAGGAATGCAAGAGTAACTATCAATGTAGTTCATCCAGGCATTGTAAAGACAGGGATTATTAGAGCTCATAAGGGCTTCATTACAG ATTCTCTGTTCTTCATTGCTTCCAAGTTACTAAAATCAATATCTCAG GGGGCATCAACGACATGCTACGCAGCTCTGAGCCCGCAAATAGAAGGTGTCAGTGGGAAATACTTTGCAGACTGCAATGAAAGCAACTGCTCAGCGTTGGCCAATGATGAATCTGAAGCTAAAAAGCTGTGGAAGCAGACCCGTGCATTGATCCACAGACGATTGCGTCAGCCATCAGTAAAGCACTTGTGA
- the LOC102610388 gene encoding kinetochore protein SPC25 homolog isoform X1: protein MESSVEDSVRTKMESMRVICDREITINEQKMDSVTASFLQSLESIKAKARATVQNQSKLEKMKADLRKAEDELVKVLAVKTRKEAKQMATRDSISVTKARLEELKRNVEAQRARRDEYSAIISQQSLALATTAEKTKQDLERKGQIQQAISWYNRVLGFHIEGGHGVRFTFSNINMKNPNEGYSFTIRHADDTYTLLYCDPPLNDIKELIQELNRTNGLFKFVRIMREKFEEAATVGLSSQSSTLHQDSCTISVSAPSFSVSTDRSESPAKTNEYQIQRGEVNRQVNEVIHGHESPTKKNQLHIQHGEVSRQSKKANHGRNVNPALLSPGSASTPRRSTRIKDSNLSLGIKGEIRLFHTGFDSSYMLQVSSFTCRILVLAVVLISDVI from the exons ATGGAGAGCAGTGTGGAGGACTCTGTACGGACAAAGATGGAGTCGATGCGTGTGATCTGCGACAGAGAGATTACGATCAATGAGCAGAAGATGGACTCTGTCACGGCGTCGTTTCTGCAGTCACTGGAGTCAATCAAGGCCAAAGCACGAGCAACCGTCCAAAATCAAT cGAAATTAGAGAAGATGAAAGCCGATTTGAGAAAAGCTGAAGATGAACTCGTCAAAGTATTAGCAG TGAAGACACGTAAGGAGGCCAAGCAAATGGCAACCAGGGACTCCATATCTGTGACAAAAGCAAGATTAGAAGAACTTAAAAGAAATGTGGAAGCTCAGAGGGCTAGAAGAGATGAGTACTCTGCAATTATATCTCAACAATCGCTAG CTTTGGCCACGACTGcagaaaagacaaaacaagACCTTGAACGTAAAGGACAAATTCAACAGGCCATTTCGTGGTACAATAGGGTTCTTGGATTCCATATTGAAGGTGGACATG GGGTAAGATTCACTTTCAGCaacataaatatgaaaaatccAAATGAAGGGTATTCTTTCACCATTCGCCATGCAGATGATACCTACACCT TGTTATATTGCGACCCACCATTGAATGACATCAAGGAGTTGATCCAAGAGTTGAACAGAACAAATGGCTTATTCAAATTTGTCAGAATTATGAGAGAGAAGTTTGAAGAAGCTGCAACAGTTG GATTGTCATCGCAGTCGTCAACTCTTCACCAAGATTCTTGCACCATCAGTGTGTCTGCTCCATCCTTTTCAGTTTCAACTGACAGAAGTGAATCTCCAGCCAAGACTAATGAATATCAAATTCAACGTGGAGAAGTCAATAGACAAGTAAATGAAGTCATCCACGGACATGAGTCGCCAACCAAGAAAAATCAGCTTCATATTCAACATGGTGAAGTTAGCAGACAATCTAAGAAGGCTAACCATGGAAGAAACGTTAATCCAGCTCTTCTATCTCCTGGATCAGCATCAACTCCACGTCGTTCTACTCGCATTAAG GACTCCAATCTCAGTCTTGGGATTAAAGGTGAAATAAGACTTTTTCACACTGGATTTGATAGCAGCTATATGCTTCAAGTTTCCAGCTTTACCTGCAGGATTCTTGTGCTTGCAGTTGTACTCATATCAGATGTCATTTGA
- the LOC102611384 gene encoding FKBP12-interacting protein of 37 kDa, giving the protein MASRTHLDDDDDFGGDFSANHNSRRSGSKRSFGDIEDDEDDIFGSRKANSKVEETAPGVATGMILSLRESLQNCKDTLATCQLELEAAKSEIQKWHSSFQNELFIPPGTSPEPRLVINYLQTLKSSEEMLKEQLEKAKKKEAAFIVTFAKREQEIAELKSAVRDLKAQLKPPLMQARRLLLDPAIHEEFRRLKNLVEEKDKKVKELEENIAAVSFTANSKMGKALMAKCKTLQEENDEIGRQNEEGETHQLSVKLALQKSLNAELKSQFEALYKHMDGLTDDVERSNEMVLMLREKLEENDHELEKLKHELRQKSVLEEDKNDSVSDKNIGNDVTVSGEAVS; this is encoded by the exons ATGGCTTCACGGACTCATCTCGACGAT GACGACGATTTTGGCGGCGATTTTTCTGCTAATCATAATTCTAGACGTTCTG gCTCGAAGAGAAGCTTCGGTGATATTGAAGATGACGAGGACGATATTTTTGGTTCAAGAAAG GCTAATTCAAAAGTGGAAGAAACTGCTCCTGGAGTTGCAACTGGGATGATTTTGTCTCTGCGTGAGAG TCTTCAGAACTGTAAGGACACACTTGCAACATGCCAA TTGGAACTTGAAGCTGCGAAGTCGGAGATTCAGAAGTGGCATTCTTCATTCCAAAATGAGCTCTTCATACCTCCTGGGACATCTCCTG AACCTAGATTAGTCATCAATTATCTTCAGACCCTAAAATCCTCCGAGGAGATGCTGAAGGAACAg ttagaaaaagcaaagaaaaaggaagctGCCTTCATTGTAACATTTGCAAAACGGGAGCAGGAGATAGCGGAGTTGAAG TCTGCGGTTCGAGATTTGAAGGCTCAGCTTAAGCCACCATTGATGCAG GCAAGGAGGTTACTGCTAGATCCAGCAATTCATGAAGAATTTAGACGTTTGAAG AATTTGGTTGAGGAGAAGGACAAAAAAGTGAAGGAGCTGGAGGAAAATATAGCTGCTGTTTCTTTTACTGCAAACAGCAAGATGGGGAAAGCACTGATGGCAAAGTGTAAGACTTTGCAAGAGGAAAATGATGAGATTGGTCGTCAAAATGAGGAAGGCGAG ACACATCAATTGTCAGTAAAACTCGCTTTGCAAAAATCTCTAAATGCAGAACTTAAAAGTCAATTTGAAG CACTCTATAAACATATGGATGGACTGACGGATGATGTAGAAAGATCAAATGAAATG GTGCTTATGTTACGAGAGAAGCTAGAAGAGAATGATCATGAACTTGAAAAGCTGAAACATGAGTTGCGCCAGAAGAGCGTATTGGAAGAGGACAAGAATGATTCAGTTTCTGATAAGAATATTGGAAATGATGTAACAGTATCTGGGGAAGCTGTAAGCTGA
- the LOC102610388 gene encoding kinetochore protein SPC25 homolog isoform X2, whose amino-acid sequence MESSVEDSVRTKMESMRVICDREITINEQKMDSVTASFLQSLESIKAKARATVQNQSKLEKMKADLRKAEDELVKVLAVKTRKEAKQMATRDSISVTKARLEELKRNVEAQRARRDEYSAIISQQSLALATTAEKTKQDLERKGQIQQAISWYNRVLGFHIEGGHGVRFTFSNINMKNPNEGYSFTIRHADDTYTLLYCDPPLNDIKELIQELNRTNGLFKFVRIMREKFEEAATVGLSSQSSTLHQDSCTISVSAPSFSVSTDRSESPAKTNEYQIQRGEVNRQVNEVIHGHESPTKKNQLHIQHGEVSRQSKKANHGRNVNPALLSPGSASTPRRSTRIKQAKK is encoded by the exons ATGGAGAGCAGTGTGGAGGACTCTGTACGGACAAAGATGGAGTCGATGCGTGTGATCTGCGACAGAGAGATTACGATCAATGAGCAGAAGATGGACTCTGTCACGGCGTCGTTTCTGCAGTCACTGGAGTCAATCAAGGCCAAAGCACGAGCAACCGTCCAAAATCAAT cGAAATTAGAGAAGATGAAAGCCGATTTGAGAAAAGCTGAAGATGAACTCGTCAAAGTATTAGCAG TGAAGACACGTAAGGAGGCCAAGCAAATGGCAACCAGGGACTCCATATCTGTGACAAAAGCAAGATTAGAAGAACTTAAAAGAAATGTGGAAGCTCAGAGGGCTAGAAGAGATGAGTACTCTGCAATTATATCTCAACAATCGCTAG CTTTGGCCACGACTGcagaaaagacaaaacaagACCTTGAACGTAAAGGACAAATTCAACAGGCCATTTCGTGGTACAATAGGGTTCTTGGATTCCATATTGAAGGTGGACATG GGGTAAGATTCACTTTCAGCaacataaatatgaaaaatccAAATGAAGGGTATTCTTTCACCATTCGCCATGCAGATGATACCTACACCT TGTTATATTGCGACCCACCATTGAATGACATCAAGGAGTTGATCCAAGAGTTGAACAGAACAAATGGCTTATTCAAATTTGTCAGAATTATGAGAGAGAAGTTTGAAGAAGCTGCAACAGTTG GATTGTCATCGCAGTCGTCAACTCTTCACCAAGATTCTTGCACCATCAGTGTGTCTGCTCCATCCTTTTCAGTTTCAACTGACAGAAGTGAATCTCCAGCCAAGACTAATGAATATCAAATTCAACGTGGAGAAGTCAATAGACAAGTAAATGAAGTCATCCACGGACATGAGTCGCCAACCAAGAAAAATCAGCTTCATATTCAACATGGTGAAGTTAGCAGACAATCTAAGAAGGCTAACCATGGAAGAAACGTTAATCCAGCTCTTCTATCTCCTGGATCAGCATCAACTCCACGTCGTTCTACTCGCATTAAG CAGgctaaaaaatga
- the LOC102611874 gene encoding uncharacterized protein LOC102611874 isoform X1, which translates to MAGTNEPDDSKETKSSDLFVWDEASQLFFHASSGFYHDPNAGWYYSSRDGLYYKFENGNYVLLESYKVDECDRSSREGTATENPVQDEQRKQVCGDCDDYSSIQLHESEDYMCVRSGQDESSQGHMEHSINQTPENPPPPSAWLEETLIDLYLSGYNQVATADDGAMITLGTDEGEKFKVSADGDSELEEGEWIPEDGFIHSSEEVSEEVGVCWEEENWRSQYGQVTQPEENPDLGLPVVELWEWSRVRQRRKRGKDQVARLVGYLVRRSVKLHPSMPSGGGLLRTAPICEVRRDLVRVTTGQVYRLRTPSAKYLASLSCYDSCNPTKDWGFPEISPRSEPTKNIESKSSDEVIECKGTPNLPDHLAAFGKHRSCAYRDRAAERRTLHGGIGVGPGQKRAAIGDDGRELSPDSTRTEDAAAEALKMSFGTGSYARNILESMGWKEGETLGNSTKGLVEPLEAIGNIGNAGLGWPQGRTKHH; encoded by the exons ATGGCGGGAACAAACGAACCAGATGATtcgaaagaaacaaaaagcaGCGATCTCTTTGTGTGGGACGAAGCAAGTCAGCTCTTCTTTCATGCCAG TAGTGGATTTTACCATGACCCTAACGCTGGATGGTACTATAGTAGTAGAGATGGTCTTTATTACAAATTTGAGAATGGCAATTATGTGCTGTTGGAGTCTTACAAG GTTGATGAATGTGATAGAAGTTCACGTGAAGGAACTGCCACTGAGAATCCTGTTCAAGATGAGCAAAGGAAACAAGTATGTGGTGATTGTGATGATTACTCGTCAATCCAGCTACATGAATCTGAAGATTACATGTGCGTAAGAAGTGGTCAGGATGAGTCCAGTCAAG GACATATGGAGCACTCTATCAATCAAACGCCTGAAAATCCTCCTCCACCATCAGCATG GTTAGAAGAAACACTGATTGACCTTTATCTGTCTGGTTATAACCAAGTAGCCACTGCTGATGATGGTGCAATGATAACTCTGGGGACTGATGAGGGGGAGAAATTTAAGGTTTCAGCTGATG GAGATAGTGAGCTAGAAGAAGGGGAATGGATCCCGGAGGATGGTTTTATTCATTCAAGTGAGGAAGTCTCAGAAGAAG TAGGTGTTTGTTGGGAAGAAGAAAATTGGAGATCTCAGTATGGTCAAGTTACTCAACCTGAGGAAAACCCAGATCTGGGGCTCCCAGTTGTTGAGTTGTGGGAATGGTCAAGAGTTAGACAACGCAGAAAGCGTGGAAAAGATCAGGTGGCTAGACTGGTTGGGTACTTGGTGAGACGGTCGGTGAAGCTCCATCCTTCAATGCCTTCTGGTGGTGGTCTTTTGAGAACCGCTCCAATATGTGAGGTTCGTCGAGATCTGGTACGAGTTACAACAG GACAAGTGTACAGATTGCGGACTCCTAGTGCAAAATATCTAGCTTCCTTGTCATGTTACGATTCTTGTAACCCAACAAAGGACTGGGGCTTTCCAGAAATTTCTCCTCGGTCCGAACCGactaaaaatattgaatcaaAATCATCTGATGAAGTTATTGAGTGCAAGGGTACACCCAATTTGCCAGATCATCTTGCTGCGTTTGGAAAG CATAGAAGCTGTGCATATAGGGATAGAGCAGCTGAGAGAAGAACCTTGCATGGTGGTATTGGTGTGGGTCCAGGACAAAAGAGAGCTGCAATCGGTGATGATGGAAGAGAATTATCCCCTGATTCTACTCGTACAGAGGATGCTGCAGCTGAAGCCTTAAAAATGTCATTTGGAACTGGTAGTTATGCCAGAAATATTTTAGAAAGCATGGGTTGGAAAGAG GGGGAGACGCTTGGCAACTCAACAAAGGGGTTGGTGGAGCCTTTGGAAGCAATTGGAAACATTGGGAATGCTGGCTTAGGATGGCCGCAGGGAAGAACAAAGCACCACTGA
- the LOC102611874 gene encoding uncharacterized protein LOC102611874 isoform X2 — protein MAGTNEPDDSKETKSSDLFVWDEASQLFFHASSGFYHDPNAGWYYSSRDGLYYKFENGNYVLLESYKVDECDRSSREGTATENPVQDEQRKQVCGDCDDYSSIQLHESEDYMCVRSGQDESSQGHMEHSINQTPENPPPPSAWLEETLIDLYLSGYNQVATADDGAMITLGTDEGEKFKVSADGDSELEEGEWIPEDGFIHSSEEVSEEGVCWEEENWRSQYGQVTQPEENPDLGLPVVELWEWSRVRQRRKRGKDQVARLVGYLVRRSVKLHPSMPSGGGLLRTAPICEVRRDLVRVTTGQVYRLRTPSAKYLASLSCYDSCNPTKDWGFPEISPRSEPTKNIESKSSDEVIECKGTPNLPDHLAAFGKHRSCAYRDRAAERRTLHGGIGVGPGQKRAAIGDDGRELSPDSTRTEDAAAEALKMSFGTGSYARNILESMGWKEGETLGNSTKGLVEPLEAIGNIGNAGLGWPQGRTKHH, from the exons ATGGCGGGAACAAACGAACCAGATGATtcgaaagaaacaaaaagcaGCGATCTCTTTGTGTGGGACGAAGCAAGTCAGCTCTTCTTTCATGCCAG TAGTGGATTTTACCATGACCCTAACGCTGGATGGTACTATAGTAGTAGAGATGGTCTTTATTACAAATTTGAGAATGGCAATTATGTGCTGTTGGAGTCTTACAAG GTTGATGAATGTGATAGAAGTTCACGTGAAGGAACTGCCACTGAGAATCCTGTTCAAGATGAGCAAAGGAAACAAGTATGTGGTGATTGTGATGATTACTCGTCAATCCAGCTACATGAATCTGAAGATTACATGTGCGTAAGAAGTGGTCAGGATGAGTCCAGTCAAG GACATATGGAGCACTCTATCAATCAAACGCCTGAAAATCCTCCTCCACCATCAGCATG GTTAGAAGAAACACTGATTGACCTTTATCTGTCTGGTTATAACCAAGTAGCCACTGCTGATGATGGTGCAATGATAACTCTGGGGACTGATGAGGGGGAGAAATTTAAGGTTTCAGCTGATG GAGATAGTGAGCTAGAAGAAGGGGAATGGATCCCGGAGGATGGTTTTATTCATTCAAGTGAGGAAGTCTCAGAAGAAG GTGTTTGTTGGGAAGAAGAAAATTGGAGATCTCAGTATGGTCAAGTTACTCAACCTGAGGAAAACCCAGATCTGGGGCTCCCAGTTGTTGAGTTGTGGGAATGGTCAAGAGTTAGACAACGCAGAAAGCGTGGAAAAGATCAGGTGGCTAGACTGGTTGGGTACTTGGTGAGACGGTCGGTGAAGCTCCATCCTTCAATGCCTTCTGGTGGTGGTCTTTTGAGAACCGCTCCAATATGTGAGGTTCGTCGAGATCTGGTACGAGTTACAACAG GACAAGTGTACAGATTGCGGACTCCTAGTGCAAAATATCTAGCTTCCTTGTCATGTTACGATTCTTGTAACCCAACAAAGGACTGGGGCTTTCCAGAAATTTCTCCTCGGTCCGAACCGactaaaaatattgaatcaaAATCATCTGATGAAGTTATTGAGTGCAAGGGTACACCCAATTTGCCAGATCATCTTGCTGCGTTTGGAAAG CATAGAAGCTGTGCATATAGGGATAGAGCAGCTGAGAGAAGAACCTTGCATGGTGGTATTGGTGTGGGTCCAGGACAAAAGAGAGCTGCAATCGGTGATGATGGAAGAGAATTATCCCCTGATTCTACTCGTACAGAGGATGCTGCAGCTGAAGCCTTAAAAATGTCATTTGGAACTGGTAGTTATGCCAGAAATATTTTAGAAAGCATGGGTTGGAAAGAG GGGGAGACGCTTGGCAACTCAACAAAGGGGTTGGTGGAGCCTTTGGAAGCAATTGGAAACATTGGGAATGCTGGCTTAGGATGGCCGCAGGGAAGAACAAAGCACCACTGA